Within the Chitinophaga varians genome, the region CACCTGTTGCGGGGCGTCATCACCCCGACCTGGAAGACCAGATCGGTTATTACCTGAACACGCTGGCCCTGAGAAACGAAGTTGCAGGCGACCGGAGTTTCAAACAGTTGCTGGCATCGGTGCGGGAGACGACCTTGTCAGGTTTTGAACACCAGGTGTATCCTTTTGACATGCTGGTGGAGGAGCTGGGACTGGGAGGAGATTTGAGCCGGTCACCGCTGTCAGATGTGGTGGTGATATTACAGAACATCCGCTTAAACGATGAACAACAGTTAGAGATGCAGGGGCTGGAAGTGACACCGGAAGCGGCATCCCTGGACATCAGCAA harbors:
- a CDS encoding condensation domain-containing protein; this translates as PVAGRHHPDLEDQIGYYLNTLALRNEVAGDRSFKQLLASVRETTLSGFEHQVYPFDMLVEELGLGGDLSRSPLSDVVVILQNIRLNDEQQLEMQGLEVTPEAASLDISKGDLRFQFYHDEQSGVLHGNIEYNSDIFNRERIERMAAHLGRLMEAVHANPDTTLDDISYQQAG